A segment of the Catenuloplanes nepalensis genome:
GCGCCCACGCCATCGGCCGGTGGCCGCTCGGCTCCAGCGCCCAGTAGAGCGAGGTCAGCCCCGCGGTGCCGGACGCGTCCGGGCCGAAGCCGAGCGTCCGTACCGTGGCGGCCAGGTCCTCCAGCGGCGTGCGCTGCTTGCGCCCGGCCGACGCGGCGAACTCCGCGGACGTGAAGAGCGCGCGCAGCACCGGCGCGATCGCGGTGCCGTTCGCCAGGTAGACCCGGGCCAGCGTGGCGACCAGCGCGGCCGGCGGCTCGTCCGCGACGAACCGCACGCACAGCTTCCGGGCGATCCGCTCGGCCGTGGCCGGGTGGGTGGCCAGGTGGTCCAGCAGCGCGGTCACGGCCGGCTCCCCGGCCGGGTCCGCGTTCGCGTGGCTGAAGCCGACCACGGTCACCGCGCCGGTCGCGTGCGCGCCCGCGGCGTACCGGTAGAGCCCGGTTCTGGAATCGACGCCTTCGCCGGTGAGCAGCACCGCGGCCTGGCGCACGTCCGCCTCGCCGTACGCGCCCAGGCCGACCGTGTGCAGTTCCAGCAGCTCACGGGCGTAGTTCTCGTTCGGCCTCGCCTTCGTCGAGTAGCGGTTGTCGAGATAGGTGAGCATCGCCGGGTGCCGCGCGCTCGCCTTCAGCAGGTCCGCGAACCTGCCGAGCGCGTGCCGGCGGATCACCGTGACGTCGTAGTCCGGACGGCTGTCCCAGACGTCGCTGTTCGGGCAGGTGACGTTGAGGTGGTTGGACCAGAAGTCCACCATGACCTCGAACAGCTGGCGGTTGCTCCAGATCGCCCGGGTGACCGCGGCCGTGCCGAGCTGGAACATCGCCTCCCAGCTGTACTTCTTGATCGTGCCCGCCTTCGCGGCCGCGCGCACCGCGGTGACGTCGTAGCCGGCCAGCGGGAACCGGGCGACCAGCGCGGCGCAGGCGTCGTCCGCGATCGAGGCCGGGTTCAGCTGCCGGTCCAGCCAGCGGGTGGCGCCCAGCGAGCGGATCTCCGCGATCGAGGCGGGCGTCGGGCCGTAGGTGGCGCGGCGCAGCAGGTGCAGCAGCGGGTCCGCCGCGACCAGGCCGGCCGTGTCCGCGTCCGCGGCGTGGGCGGTGCCGGGCGCGCCGATCGCGAGGGCCGCGCCGGCCGCGGTGGCGGCGCCGAGCAGCGTGCGCCGGGAGGTCTGTGCGGTCATGCCGTCTACGTCGCCGGGCAGGGCGGTAACCTGAACCGCCGCAACCGGACTGCCCCCGGCCGCAACCGGGCCGCAACCGTTGTCTTTCTCATATTTGCGCGAGATCAACGCGGCGCGAGAGGGTTGACGGGTGGGCAGAGAGAAGCGGGACGGCACGGTCCGCCGGATCGTGCGCGGCGGCGGTGTGGCCGAGGTGGTACCGGACCGTGACCGGGAAAACGCGTTCCTCCTGCTCGTGGACGGCACCCAGCAGTCGCATGTGGACCTGTCCGACCCGTCCGCGCTGGAGTTCGAGTACATGCGCCGGATCGCGGCCGTGCTCGACCTGACCGCACCGCCCGGCGCCCCGCTGCGCGTGCTGCACCTGGGCGGCGGCGCGCTGAGCCTCCCCCGCTACCTGGCCGCGACCCGCCCCGGCTCCACCCAGCGAGTGGTGGAGATCGACGGCGCGCTGGTCGAGCTGATCCGCGAGACGCTGCCGCTGCCCAAGGACTCGAAGATCCGGGTACGCGTGGGCGACGCGCGCGAGGTGGTCACCGGCAGCCCGGACGCGGCGTACGACGTGGTGATCGGCGACGTCTTCGACGCGGCCCGCACGCCGGCCCACCTGACCTCGGTGGAGTTCGTCGGCCAGGTCGCCCGGCTGCTGCGCCCGGACGGCCGCTACATCCTGAACATGGCGGACAGCCCGCCGCTGCGGTTCGGCCGCAACGCGGTGGCGACCGTGCGCGCGGTGCTGCCCGAGCTGTGCCTGATCGCGGACGCGACCGTGCTGCGCGGCCGGCGGTACGGCAACCTCGTGGTGGCCGCGGGCCGTACCCCGCTGCCGTTGCCCGAGCTGCGCCGCCGGATGGCCGGTGACTGGTTCCCCAGCCGGGTCGAGGCCGGCCCGGAACTGGACCGTTTCGCCGACGGTGGACGCGTGGTCACGGACGCGGACGCGGAGTCCTCGCCGCCGCCCCCGGAACTGCTCCGGCCGGAACGCCCCGAACTCTGAAGTCTTTCGATATATTGACTGCGCTTCCGAGAACGGACAGCCTGCCAGGCGCCGGTGTGTCGGAAGAAGGCATTTCCAATGCAGACCTTGCGTGCGCCAATTGATTCAGAGTTCAATCATTGCGGACTTCGGGGCTTCTCGGCCGACGGCTGCGACCGGTAGGAGGAACCGCTGTGGACACGCCCGTCACGGTGGCGATAGTCGACGACCACCCGGTGGTGCTCGAGGGCGTTCGTTCCTGGCTCGCCGGCGACCCGCGGATGCGCGTGGTCGCGACCGGCTCGTCCATCGACGACGTGCTGGCCGCCGCCGGTGACGTGAAGGTGCTGCTGCTCGACCTGAGCCTGCACGGCCGCATGGTGATCGACCGCGTCCAGGAGCTGTGCGAGGCCGGGCTGCGCGTGGTGGTCTACTCCGAGCACACCGAGCCGGAGACCGTGCTCCGCGTGGTCGAGGCCGGCGCGGTCGCGTTCCTGGCGAAGAACGAGGGCAAGGAGCACTGCGTCGCCACCGTGCTCGCCGCCGCGATGGACCAGCCATATGTCGCTCCCGCGCTGGCCGGCGCGATGGTCGGCGACCGGCGCCCCGAGCGCCCGGCGCTGTCCGAGAAGGAGCGCGAGGCGCTGCTGCTCTGGTTCCAGTCCATGTCGAAGGCGTCCGTGGCCCGCCGCATGCAGATCAGCGAGCACACCGTCAAGCAGTACGTGGACCGCGCCCGGATCAAGTACGCGAAGGCGGGTCGTCCGGCCGCGTCCAAGGCCGCGTTGCTCGCTAGGGCAATTGAGGACGGTCTGATAAAACCAGACGATGTCCAGGAATATCGGTCAAACGCATCCAATCGGTACTGAACGGGAGTTGACCCCCGCACAGGTGTCATGACTGTGGAGCCTTCAACCACCAGAGTGGGGCATTGAGGAGGTTTCTTTCATGGCCGATCACTCGTCCTCCTACTTCCGCCTGACGGAAGGGGCGCGGCTGCCCGAGGGACCCCGGCTCCACGAGGGCGAACAGCTGCTGTGGCACGGCCGGGCGAGCGTCGCGGAACACCTGTACAGCGAGACCATGACCCGCTCCGCCGTCCGCTGGACACTGCCGTCGTCGACGACCGTCACGGTCACCGACCGGCGGCTCACATTCGCCGGCCCGATGGAGCTCGAGGACGGCGCCGAGCGCGGCCGGGCGTGGAGCCACCGCGCGTGGATCCGCCGCCGGGACAGCCGGGCCATGGTCGGCCAGCTGCTCTACCAATGGCCGTACCACCTCTACGTGCACTCCACCCAGGAGGTGCTGCTCGTCTGCGGCGCCGCACTGGCCGGCGGGCGCCCCACGCTCGCGCTCTCCGGCGGCGACGTCGGCGGCGGCTTCCTGGCGAACATCCTGCGGCGGGCGATCGCAGGCTTCCGCATCCAGCACGCCGACGTGCTGGGCCTCAACGAGACCAAGATCGCGACGCTGGGCGGGCTGATGAACGGGCCCAACTTCCAGCGCAAGGTCGGCTCCGTGCCGCTGCCCGGCGCGCTGCTCCTCGGCTTCCAGCAGGAGCGGGAATACGCGGATGCGGCCCTCGCGGCCGTGCACCGCAGCCGCGCGCTGCACTAGCACTTCTCGGACTTTCTCCGGCGGGCCGGCTGCCACCGGCTCGTCCGACGAGGCTTCTCCACCCTTCACGGCGGAGAAGGCTCACGTGTGGGTGTGGGACCGGCGAACCAAGGGTGGGGGCGCCGGTTCCACCCCCACCCCGTCTGCCCTCAGAGCAGGTTGGCGCCCGCGCCCGCGTTCGCCCGGCTGATCACGTGGTCGACGATGCCGTACTCCTTGGCCTCGTCCGCCGTGAACCAGCGGTCACGGTCCGAGTCACGCTCGATCTGCTCCGGCGTCTTGCCGGTGTGGAACGCGATCCGCTCGTTCATGACCTTCTTGATGTGCAGCATGCTCTCCGCCTGGATCGCGATGTCCGCCGCCGTACCGCCGATGCCGCCGGACAGCTGGTGCATCATGATCCGGGCGTGCGGCAGCGCGTACCGCTTACCCGGCGTACCCGCGCAGAGCAGGAACTGGCCCATCGAGGCCGCCATGCCGATCGCGATCGTCGCCACGTCATTCTTGATGTACTGCATCGTGTCGTAGACGGCCATGCCGGCGCTGATCGACCCGCCCGGCGAGTTGATGTACAGCGAGATGTCCTTCTCGCTGTCCTCCGACGCCAGCAGCAGCATCTGCGCGGTGATCCGGTTCGTCACCGCATCGTCCACCTGGCTGCCCAGGAAGATGATCCGCTCACGGAGCAGCCGCTGGAACACCTCGTCATCGAAGCTGCCGCCGCCCGCACGCATCACGAGCTCGTCCCTGTCCATGCGCAAACCACCCCTCGATAAACGTCTCATCCAACACTCCGCCGCCACGGCCCCCGAACCAAGCGATTCCCCGCACAGCGAACAGCCCCATTATTCGCGCCCACACGCGCTCATGCGGCCCAGCCCACACCCCAGCCCGCCACGCGCCGCAAAAAACACCCCCTCCCCGCCACGCAAACGCCGCGACCAGCCAAAACACGATCGGGCCCTCATCGTTTTGCACATCCGACCCCCCACGAGCTAGGGTTTAGGAACCGACGCGGGGTGGAGCAGCTCGGTAGCTCGCTGGGCTCATAACCCAGAGGTCGTCAGTTCAAATCTGGCCCCCGCTACGAGGGATGAGGGTGTCCTGTCCGCAGAAAGCGCGGAGGGGGCACCCTCTTCGCATTCTGCTCCGGGGCCGAGCCCCGGAGACCCCACGTGCCGGGTGAGCGCTGCGTGGCCAACTCGCCTTCGCGGCCGGCTCCGGGGCCGAGCCCCGGAAACCCCACGTGCCGGGTGAGCGCTGCGTGGCCAACTCGCCTTCGCGGCCGGCTCCGGGGCCGAGCCCCGGAAACCCCACGTGCCGGGTGAGCGCCGCGCGGCCAACCCGCCTTCGCGGCCGGCTCCCAGGGCGAGCCCCGGAAACCCCACGTGCCGGGTGAGCGCCGCGCGGCCAACCCGCCTTCGCGGCCGGCTCCCAGGGCGAGCCCCGGAAACCCCACGTGCCAGGCGTGCGCCGCGCGGCCAACCCGCCTTCACGGCCGGCTCCCAGGGCGAGCCCCGGAAACCCCACGTGCCGGGTGAGCGCCGCGCGGCCAACCCGCCTTCGCGGCCGGCTCCCAGGGCGAGCCCCGGAAACCCCACGTGCCAGGCGTGCGCCGCGCGGCCAACCCGCCTTCACGGCCGGCTCCCAGGGCGAGCCCCGGAAACCCCACCTGGCGAGGCGGGTGACGACCCGCACCTCGTCGGTGCTGGCCGGGAGTACCGCGAGTTCGCCGTCACCGCTGTGCTGCGTGCGCCAAGCGGTCCGGTCGAGTCCGAGCCGGTGGGCCGCGGATCCGATGACTCGGACCAGGGTCTCCTGCGCGTGGACCTGCGCTTCGTTGCCCAGCCTGCCGTATCGCTCCATGTCGATCGCGAGAAGCAGACGTCGGACCGGTCGGTGTCGCGTCGGCACGGCTATGTACTCCTCTGAACTGCGGCGCTCCCTGGGTGGACGAACCATCCTTGGCGGCAGTCGAGCGGAGACATCAGCTAAAAATCCACGTTTGCATACGATCAGTACTCGGATTCTGGCGCTAGCCACAGCGTCGATTGCGTTAAGGAACGCCTCGGCTACCTTCGGTGAATTCCGGATCAGGTCGTAGCTCTGGAGGGGCTCGGGTCGGGGGTGTGGGGGCAATGGATTCGCGGATTTGGGGCGGGGCGGCTAGGGTTGTAGTTGCGACGCGGGGTGGAGCAGCTCGGTAGCTCGCTGGGCTCATAACCCAGAGGTCGTCAGTTCAAATCTGGCCCCCGCTACGGATGAAGAGGCCCGTGTTCACGGAGACGTGGACACGGGCCTCTTCGCGTTTCTGGAGGGCCGATGATTCTGCTGTCTGATCCGGCCGTTGCTGCGGTGGCGCAGGGGGACAACGGTGAAGAGCTGGTTGACGTGCGTGGGGTGCTGCGGGTCGACGGGCGGGCTGCGGATGCGGGTGGGCGTCATGCGCTGATGCGGTCGGGGCTGCTGGAGCGGCTGGTGAAGGCTCAGGCGGCGTTGCCGGGTGGGCTGGAGCTGCTGGTCATCGAGGCGTACCGGGACTACGACGCGCAGCTTGCGATCTTCAACGGGTACCGCGAGACGCTGCGTGGGCGGTACCCCGAGTGGCCGGATGCCCGTCTGCACGTCGAGACGACCAAGTTCGTGTCGCCGGTGGAGGTGGCGCCGCACAGCACCGGGGGCGCGGTGGATCTGACGCTGTGCGACCCGGACGGGCGCGAACTCGACATGGGTACGGTCGTCGACGCCACGCCCGATGACAGTGACGATGCCTGTTTCACGGCGGCGCGGAACATCTCGGCGGAGGCGGTGGCGAACCGGCGGGTCCTGGGGGCGGCGCTCGACTCCGCGGGGCTGGTCAACTACCCGACGGAGTGGTGGCACTGGTCGTACGGCGAGCGGTATTGGGCGCTGATGACCGGGGCGCCGGCCACGCTCTACGGGCCGGTCCGCCGCTGATCCGGGCCGGGGGTCAGGGCGGGCAGGCCCAGCCGGGAGCAGGTGTCGGCGGGGCCGGGGAAGACGGCGGCGGTGCCGTCCAGCACGCACGCGACCAGCGGTGGTGCGGGGCGCACGATCGTGGTGTCCGGGTCCGGGTCGAGGCCTTTGCGGTCCGCGGTCAGCCAGCCCTGGGTCCAGAGGAACTCGCACATGCGGATCGCATCGGCGGGGCCGCGCTCGCCGTCGGTGGGGGTGCCGAGGCCGGAGAGCGTGCGGTACTCCTCGTCTAGCGTCGCCCGGGAGTAGCAGTACGTGCCGTCCCGCAGGTCTCCGTCCGGGCGCGCGAACGCCACGTAGGCGGTCGCGCCCGCGGTCACGGTCGCGAGCGCGACGCCACCGGCCAGTGCCAGGGGCAGCACGCGGCGGCGCGGCGGCCGGGTCGTGAACCGTTCCACGGCCTGTCGCCGGGCTTCGAAGGATGGGAGGCGGCGGTTCTCGTACTCCGGCATCATGACTCCTCGCTGAGCAGGTGAGGCAGGGCGATCCGTTTCCGGGCCCGGGACAGGCGGGATCGCACGGTGCCGACGGGTACGCCGAGCGCGACCGCGGCCTCGGCGTAGGTGAGCCCGGACATCAGGACCAGCGCGATCACGTCCTGGTCGGGCCGGGGCAGGGTGCGCAGCTCGCGCAGGACCGGGGCGAGCCGGCGCTCGTCGTCGATCCGGCCGGCCACGTCGTCCGAGTGGTCCGGCGTGGTGAGCGGCGCGGCGCTCATCCGGTACAGCGCGGTGTCGTACCGGCGGGCCGTGCGGTGCAGGTTGCGGGTCACGTTGTTGGCCACGCCGAGCAGCCACGGCAGCAGTGAGCCGGCGGCCGGGATCGCGTCCGTGCGGCGCCGCCACGTCTCCAGGAACACCAGCGAGGTGGCGTCCTCGGCGGCGCTCCACGAGCCGAGCCGCCGGAAGCAGTGGTGGTAGACGCGGTCCGCGTGCCGCTGGAAGATCTCGCCGAAGGCCTCGCTCTCCCCGTGGAGAGCGAGGCGCATCAGGTGCTCATCGGATTCGTCGCGGCCCATACCCGACTATGTCCGCGGAGGCGTCCGGGGTTCCCGCCGGGTCAGGCGGGGGCGTGCACCGGCTCGGCCGGGGCGGTGCGGGCGGGCCGGAGGACGGCCGTGGCCAGGGCCATCGCGGTCAGGATCAGGGCGGCACCGATCAGGAAGGCGAGGCGGTAACCGGCGGTCAGGGCGGCGGGCTCGTCCGTACCCCCGGTGATCAGGTCTTGGGTTTCGGTCGCGGCCAGGCCGGAGAGGACGGCGACGCCGAGGGCCATCCCGATCTGCTGGGTGGTGTTGAAGATGCCGGAGGCGAGGCCGGCGTCGTCCGGGCCGGCGCCGGACATGCCGAGCGTGGTGAGCGCGGGCAGCACGAGTCCGGCGCCGGCGGCGAGCAGCATCGCGGGCAGCACGTCCGGCACGTAGTGGCCGTCGACCGGGATCCGGGCCAGCCAGCCGAACAGCAGCGCGAGCAGGGCCAGGCCGGTGAGCAGCACGGCGCGCGGGCCGAACCGGGAGATCAGCGGCGCGGACAGGCCGAGCGAGATCGCGCCGATCAGCACGGCGGCGGGCAGCATGGCCAGGCCGGTGCCGAGCGCGGACCAGCCGAGCACACGCTGCATGTAGAGCGTGCTGAGCACCTGGAAGCCGAACATCGCCGCCATGATCAGCACCTGCACCGCGTTCGCACCGGCCACCGCGCGGTTGCGGAAGATCCTCAACGGCATCAGCGGGTACGCCGTGGAAGCCTGCCGGACCAGGAACGCGACCAGCAGCGCGGCCGAGGTGAGCGCGGTGATCGCGACCATGGCGGAGAAGCCACGCTCGGTGCCGGTGACCACCGCGTGCAGCGCCAGCGCCAGCCCGGCCGTGACCAGCAACGCGCCCAGCACGTCCGCGCCGGCGCGCAGCCCGGCGCCGCGGTCGCCGGGGAGGACGAGCGCGCCGAGCACGATCGCGGCCACGCCGATCGGCAGGTTGATCAGGAAGATTGAGTGCCAGCCGGCCGCCTCGGTGAGGATGCCGCCGACCACCTGGCCGATCGCGGCGCCGGCCGCGCCGGTGAAGCTGAAGATCCCGATCGCGACCGCCCGGTGGCGGCCCTCGGCGAACAACGTGATCAGAATGCCGAGGCTGACCGCGGTGGCGGCCGCGCTGCCCACGCCCTGCAGGAACCGCGCGGTGAGCAGCACGCCGGCGCCGGTCGCCAGGCCGGCCAGCACGGACGCGAGCGTGAAGATCGCGGTGCCGGCCAGGAACACGCGGCGGCGCCCGATCAGGTCGCCGAGCCGGCCGGCGAGCAGCAGCAGGCTGCCGAAGCCGAGCAGGTACGCGTTCATCACCCAGCTCAGCCCGCTCGGCGAGAAGCCGAGCTCGGCCTGCATCGCGGGCAGCGCGACCGTGACGATGCTGCCGTCCAGGATCGTCATCAGCGTGGTGGTGGCAAGCACGCCGAGCGCGATCCAGGTGCGGCGCGATGGTACGGATATATCGGACATGGCGGTCCTCCCCGTCGGATACGACAGGCAGAACCGTAACAGATAGTTCTGTTGCAGACTATCCGCTTCGGAAGTTCAGCTCTCCCGCTGGCGCGCCCGCCGAGCCGGCACCGGCGCCTCGACCGGCGCCGCGAGATGGCCCTCGACCAGCCGCCTCATCGCGCGCAGGAACACGTCCCGCTCATCCGGCGGCAGCGCGGCCAGCACGTCCGCGTGCACCTGATCCGCGATCGCCTGGCTCCGCACCGCCAGCTCGGCACCCGCATCGGTCACCGAGACGATCCGCGCGCGACGGTCCCGGTCGGACGGCCGGCGCTCGGCGAGACCGGCACGCTCCAGCGCATCCACGGTCACCACCATCGTGGTCTTGTCCATGTCGCCCAGCTCGGCCAGCTCGGCCTGGGTCCGCTCCTCGCCCATCGCGTGCGTGAGCACGCAATGCATGCGCGCGGTCACACCCGCCTCGGCCAGTGCCGCGGCCATCCGGGTGCGCAGCACGTGAGCGGCATGGTTGAGCAGGAAAGACACGTCGGGTTCGACACGAAGCGGTGCGGTCATCCCCCCAGGATAGCGAGGTCGTCCGGCTCAATATAATCTCGCGCGAAATAGTTCCGCGGTCGGCCTATCGGCAGTAGCGCGCCTCGATCGCCGATCCGCCACGGTCACGTCCGTGCACATGCTGACCCGAGACACGATCGAAGAGAGACAAGCCGTGTGACGGCGGCCCCCGCACCGATCGCCGGTGCGGGGGCCGCCATACGGTCACCCGCTCACGTGACCACCCAGCCCCGGCAGTTCGTCCTGCACACCCGCCTCTCCGAAGACCGGATCACGATCGCCCTGGCCCGCGTCCCGGCTCCCGGGCTCGCTGCCCACGGGCTCGCCCACGTCACCCTGATCGGCGATCTCACACGCCGGTCGCGGCGTCGTCCACGGCTCCGCCGAACTTCGGCTGACCGACACCCGGGGCCTCGGCCGCATCGCCGTTATCCGCCCTGGCGGCGCCTGCGGTTCCGGCAGGGCCAGCGGTTCCGACCGTTCCGGCCGTTCCGGCAGGGCCAGCGGTTCCGGCGGGGCCAGCGGGGCCAGCGGGGCCAGCGGTTCCGGCACTACCGGCGGGCTCGGTTGTGCCGTCGGCCGGTGGCACGATCGGCAGCAGCCCGGCGGTCGGCAGCAGGAATCTGCGGCTCGGCAGCATGGGACCACTGATCGGCTCGCGAACGGCGGTTCGGTCACCCGCAGAGCCGGACTCGATCGCTTCCAGCAGTCCACCGGCGGCATCGAGGCTGTCCGCCGGCGGAAGCCAGCTACTGGCCGACAGGGTGTCCCCGTCGCCGAACCCGGAGTCGGCCGTCCCGGCGTCGCCGCTGACGGCGACCGGCTCGATTTCGGCGGCACCACCGGCCGGCTCGGCGGCGAAGGCGGAAGCGCCGCCCGCGTCTTGCCGGCCGTCCGTATCGCTCTCCGCCGACTCGGTCTCGGTATGGCCGACCCGCGACGCCTCCGCCAGACCAACCGGCGACACCTCGGCCAGATCAACCCGCGACGCCTCCGCCAGGCCAGCCGACGACGCCTCGGCCAGGTCGACCGGGGACACCTCGGCCAGGTCGGCCGGGGACACCTCGGCCAGGTCGGGGGGCGGCCAGCCGGCGGGCAGGGCCCGTGCCCAGCCGTCAGCCAGGCGTCGCTGCACGAGCGCGCCGCCGGCCGGCTCGTCCTCGGCGAGATCACCGGCCGGTGACCAATGGTCGCCGAAGCGCAACGCGAGATCGTCGCCGGCCGGCTCGTCCTCGGCGAGATCACCGGCCGGTGACCAGCGGTCGCCGAAGCGCAACGCGAGATCGTCGCCGGCCGGCTCGTCCTCGCCGATCGGCGGCGCGAGATCGGCGGCCCGCCACCCGTCGTGGCCGGCGGGCGGCGCGTCGTCGCCGGCCAGCCAGGCCAGGGCGGCCAGGTCCGCCGCCGGTGCCGGCTCGCCGGCCGAGAGCCACTCGACGTCCACCGGGCCGAGCGACGCGAGGTCGTCGTCCACGACGGTTCCGGCCGATCCGGCGTCCGGGTCGGCCAGCAGGAGCGGCAGCCGGTCCGCGTCCGGTGGCTCCAGCGCGCTGCGGGCGACCAGCCACTCGTAGATCGTGCGCAGTGGTGCCCGCGGGTTGTCCTGGCGGCAGTCGACCGGCGGGATCAGCGAGGACGGGTGCTCCGGATGTTCGACGCAGTGGGTGAGCGCGCGCCCGACCGCGTCCGGATGGCTGCCGCCTCCGCCGGAGTCGCCGCAGGCCCGGCACTCCCAGCGCCAGAACGGCACGCCGAGCGCCGGGCGGGACTGGAAGACTCGCAGCGGCCGGGCCAGGTCGAGGTCGTCGCCGAGGTCGTCGCCGATCACGGTGGCCGGGGCTTCGAGGGTGGTCATGGACGCCGCCCTTCCCGAAGAGACAAATACCCTACGGGTTCATTTTTCAGACGAAAAACGAAGAATGGGCCGGTATCGGAGAATTACGGAACGTTGACCACGCCGGACACGGTCGCCTGGTCGATCTCCGAGATCCTGATCGTGAACTTGACCGTCCACTCGCCGGGTAGCGGGAAGTTGAGCGCCCCCAGCCCGTGGCTTTCGTCCACGATCGCCATCGGCGCGTCGATCGGCTCCAGCCCGGCGGACGGCAGCCCGATCGTCACCCGGAAGTCCTCGATCGGGATCGGCCTGCCCTCCGGCGTGTAGACGAAACCGTGCAGCGTGTTGTACTCGCCGCGCTGCACCGGATAGATCTCGTACTGCAGCGTGTAGATCGGGCTGCTCAGCGTCTCGCTGAACGTCTCCGGCACCACCACCGGCGCCTCCTCGCCGACGTTGCGCGACGGCGTGGTCTGCACCAGCACCGCGCTCGCGGCCAGCACCACCGTGGTCACCGCCAGCTCGACCGCGACCGACCGCCGCAGCCAGACGGCCGGTGGCCCGCCCGGCACCAGCCGCGCGGCCCACCCGGTCACGGACCCGTCGACGATCCGCCGGACCAGCAGCCGGGCCGCGCCGGCGAACGCGAGCACCACGCCGAGCAGCGCGGTCTTCGCCAGGATCAGCTGCCCGAACCGCGTCGTGACCAGCTGCGAGACCGCACCGACCTCGACCATCACCTGGACGACGCCGCCGGCGATCAGGCAGTAGACCGCGAGCGCGGCCCAGCGCGACCAGACCGGCAGGATCAGCCGCAGCTCGCGGGCGTCCGCGCGGCGCAGCAGGAACGCGGCCAGCGCGATCAGGCCGCCGAGCCAGACCGCCATCGCGGCGAGGTGCACGAGGTCGGCGAAGACCGTGACGACCGGCATCCGGGACGCGATCGGGTGACCGGCGAGCGGCCAGGTCAGCAGGCCCGCGATCGCGACCGCGCCGAGCGCGACACCGCGACCCCGGAAGGGCCGGAGGACCAGCAGCGGTACGGCCAACGCCAGCGCGACCAGCCGGCCGAGGTGGGTGAGCCCGAACTGGCTGATCAGCACCTCGCCCAGCCCGGCGGCCGTGGCGTCCAGCGGACCTCCGCCGTACGCGTAGGGGGCCTGCAGCCAGATCGCCGCGACCGCGCCCAGCGCGATCAGCCCGGCGCCGGTGAACATCATGATCCGTGGCCCACGCCGGCCGGCCGGGGTGCGCAGCAGCCGCCGCGGCCACAGCGACAGCATCAGCAACGCCGGTCCGGTCAGCAGCGTGAGCCCGAGATAGCCGAGGTACTTCGCGACCGAGATGCCGGTCGTCACGCCGGCGTCGACCGAGTCGCCGGTGACCGCGCCGTCGAACGTCGACCGCGCGCCGACCGAGTAGGAGAAGCCGCCGCCGACCGGGTGGCTGTCCGCGGACACCACCCGGTAGCTGACCGTGTACGTGCCGAGCGGGCGCTCCGCCGCCACGATCGGGATCGTCATCACGGCGCCGGCCAGCGTGGCCTCGCCACCGGTGACCGGCGTGCCGTCCGGTGCGACCACCTTGACCCGGCCCGGTACCAGCCGGACCGTCTCACTGAACGTAATGGTGACCGCGGCCGGTGCGGCGTTCACCACGGCACCGCGCGCGGGCACGGTGTCGACGACGACCGCGTGCGCGGAAGCGGGCGATACCGGGCCGATCAGCACGACCAGCGCACCTAGGACCGCAGCGGCGACCAGCCGTACCCACCTCATGTCCTGTTGTTCGGATCTGGACCTTCGATTGGTTCAACGCGCGAGCGGACTTTTCCCCGCATCCTCACCCACCGCATTGACGCACCCTCATATTGGCCATAGCGTTTCATCGATTAATGACCTTGCTCGGGAGGGTTCATGCGACTGCTCAATCCCCCCACGTCCCGGCGCCGGCTGCTGGCACCAGCGCTCGCCGGCGTCCTGATGCTCACGCTCACCGCCACGCCCGCCGGTGCGGCCGGCGAGCGGTACCTCGACTCGAAGGCCTCCACCCCCGCCCGGGTCGCCGACCTGCTGCGCCGGATGACGGTGGAGGAGAAGGTCGGCCAGCTCCAGCAGATCGCGGTCAACCG
Coding sequences within it:
- a CDS encoding MFS transporter, yielding MSDISVPSRRTWIALGVLATTTLMTILDGSIVTVALPAMQAELGFSPSGLSWVMNAYLLGFGSLLLLAGRLGDLIGRRRVFLAGTAIFTLASVLAGLATGAGVLLTARFLQGVGSAAATAVSLGILITLFAEGRHRAVAIGIFSFTGAAGAAIGQVVGGILTEAAGWHSIFLINLPIGVAAIVLGALVLPGDRGAGLRAGADVLGALLVTAGLALALHAVVTGTERGFSAMVAITALTSAALLVAFLVRQASTAYPLMPLRIFRNRAVAGANAVQVLIMAAMFGFQVLSTLYMQRVLGWSALGTGLAMLPAAVLIGAISLGLSAPLISRFGPRAVLLTGLALLALLFGWLARIPVDGHYVPDVLPAMLLAAGAGLVLPALTTLGMSGAGPDDAGLASGIFNTTQQIGMALGVAVLSGLAATETQDLITGGTDEPAALTAGYRLAFLIGAALILTAMALATAVLRPARTAPAEPVHAPA
- a CDS encoding copper resistance CopC/CopD family protein, whose translation is MRWVRLVAAAVLGALVVLIGPVSPASAHAVVVDTVPARGAVVNAAPAAVTITFSETVRLVPGRVKVVAPDGTPVTGGEATLAGAVMTIPIVAAERPLGTYTVSYRVVSADSHPVGGGFSYSVGARSTFDGAVTGDSVDAGVTTGISVAKYLGYLGLTLLTGPALLMLSLWPRRLLRTPAGRRGPRIMMFTGAGLIALGAVAAIWLQAPYAYGGGPLDATAAGLGEVLISQFGLTHLGRLVALALAVPLLVLRPFRGRGVALGAVAIAGLLTWPLAGHPIASRMPVVTVFADLVHLAAMAVWLGGLIALAAFLLRRADARELRLILPVWSRWAALAVYCLIAGGVVQVMVEVGAVSQLVTTRFGQLILAKTALLGVVLAFAGAARLLVRRIVDGSVTGWAARLVPGGPPAVWLRRSVAVELAVTTVVLAASAVLVQTTPSRNVGEEAPVVVPETFSETLSSPIYTLQYEIYPVQRGEYNTLHGFVYTPEGRPIPIEDFRVTIGLPSAGLEPIDAPMAIVDESHGLGALNFPLPGEWTVKFTIRISEIDQATVSGVVNVP
- a CDS encoding MarR family winged helix-turn-helix transcriptional regulator, whose translation is MTAPLRVEPDVSFLLNHAAHVLRTRMAAALAEAGVTARMHCVLTHAMGEERTQAELAELGDMDKTTMVVTVDALERAGLAERRPSDRDRRARIVSVTDAGAELAVRSQAIADQVHADVLAALPPDERDVFLRAMRRLVEGHLAAPVEAPVPARRARQRES